From the Streptomonospora nanhaiensis genome, the window GCCTACCGGGGCAGCGCGGTCGGCGCGCCGCTGGCCGTGATCAACCTGGCCAACCCGCTGTCGTCGGTGGTCGTCGGGCTGACGTTCCTCGGCGAGACCTACCAGGGCGGTGTGTGGGGCGTGGTGGTCGCCGCCGCGGCGGGGCTGGTGGCGATGCGCGGCGTGTTCCTGCTCGCCACCGTCGACCCCGACACGGGCGAGCCCGCCGGGCGGGCCGGGCGCGGGGAGCGGGCCGGGGCGGCCGGGCGCGCCACCGGGGACGGCTGAGGCGCCGGGGCCACCGCGCGGCTCACCCCTGCGGGGTCTCGCGCCGCCCGTTGCGCCACGAGGCCACCAGCACGCAGGCCACCGTCACCAGCAGCGCCCACGCGCCGAACTTGGCGGGGTGCACCAGGTGCCACACGTCGGCCTGGTGGGGGTACTGCCACGCCCCCAGCAGGGTCGCGATGTTCTCGGCCACCCACAGGAAGAACCCGATGAGCACGAACGACACCGCGAGCGGCATGCGGTAGCGCACCGAACCGACCGTGAACCCCACCATCACGCCCCACGTGGCGGCCACCATGGCCGCGGCCAGCGGCACGCGGAAGTCCGGCAGGAAGTGGTGGGTGAGGAAGTTGGCGTAGATCGCGGCGGCCACGACGGCGGTGGCGATCCGGCGGTAGCCCACGAACTCCAGGTCCAGCCGCCGCCAGGCGTGGCACACGTAACTGCCGACCGCCGCGTAGAGGAACCCGCTGTAGAGCGGCACCCCGGCGATCTTGGTGAGGGCGTCCTCGGGATAGCTCCACGACCCCATGTGCACCTTCACCAGTTCGAACACCAGGCCCACCACGTGGAACCCGGCGATGGCCAGCGCCTCGGTACCGGTCTCCAGGCGCACGGCCCAGAAGAGCAGCGTCAGCGCGATCCCGTAGAGCAGCAGCGCGTCGTAGCGGGCGATGGGCAGCGGCACGACCGACGACAGCGCCAGCCCGGCGAACAGGCACACCGCGAACAGGCAGGACAGCCCCTCCAGCCAGGCGAACCGCAGCAGCTGGGACGGCGAGAACCAGTCGGCCGCCCGCGCCGCGCGCACGGCGGGACCGGCCGGAAGCGCCTCCGCGACCATCCGCGCAACCTCCCCGGTGGGTGCCGGACGGGTCCCGGCGCCGGAGCGGCAGCGTACACCACCACCGGCCGGCCGTCGGGGGCCGCGGTGGCGCGCCGACGGCGGGAACGCCCTGGTGGCGGGCTGTCCGCACGCCCGTCCCGGCTCCGGCCGGCCGTCGGGCCGGCCCCACCGCGCGCACCGGCCCCAGGCCGCACGCCGGGCGGGGGCGCGCCGCTCCCCGCCCCCGCGCCGCCGCCGCCGACGGCGGCGGTCCGGCCGTCCGGCCCGACTCAGCCCACCGGCGTCTCGCGGCGCTCGTCGGGGGCGCCGGCCAGGGCGGCGCGGTAGGAGCTGGGCGAGACCCCGCGCACGCGCTTGAACGCGGCGCTGAAGCCGAACGGGTCGGCGTAGCCCACGCGCCGCGCCACCGCCGCGACCGTCACCTGCGGATCGGCGAGCAGGTCGGCCGCCAGGTCCATGCGCCACTCGGTGAGGTAGGCGGCCGGGGCCTCGCCCATCAGCTCGCGGAACCGCTTGGCGAAGGTCGTGCGCGAGACCCCGGCCTCGGCGGCCAGCTCGGCGGTCGTCCAGGGCCGCGCGGGGGCCGCGTGCATCGCGCGCAGCGCCGGGCCGACCGCCTCGTCGGTCAGCGCCCGGTACCAGGCCGGGGGCCGCGCCTCGGGCAGGTCGAACCAGTCGCGCAGCGTGCACACCAGCAGCCAGTCCAGCAGCCGGTCCAGCACGATCTGCCGCCCCGCTTCGTGGTCCTCTCCGGGCGCGGCATGGACAAGGTGGGCGAGGCGTTCGGGGCGGGCATGGCCGCCGCCGAGGCCGCCGTCGCCTCCTCCGGCGCGGAGTGGACCGTCCTGGCCGCCAACAACTTCGCGCAGAACTTCACCGAGGACCTCTGGTACGCGCCCGTGATGGCCGGACGGCTGGCCCTTCCCGTCGGCGCCGTCCCCGAGCCCTTCGTCGACGTCGGGGACGTGGCCGAGGTCGCGGTGGCGGTCCTGACCTCCGACGGCCACGCCGGGCGCCGCTACGAGCTGTCGGGGCCGCGCGGGCTCACCTTCGCCGAGGCGGTGCGCACCGTGGCCCGCGCCTCCGGCCGCGCCGTCGACTACGTCGAACTCACCCCCGAGGAGTACCGCGCCGAACTCGCGGCCGAGGGCATGCCCCCCCGAGGGCGTGGAGGCGTTCGACGCGCTGTACGCCCTGCTCCGCGAAGGCCACCTCGCCGAGCCCGCCGACGGCGTGCGGCGGGTGCTGGGCCGCGAGGCGACCGACTTCACCGCCTGGGCCACCCGGGTCGCCTCCGAAGGCGCCTGGTCCTAGCGCCGGTCTCCGCCGCGCCGGTGCCTCCGGCGCGGCGGCGCGCGCCCAAGGCACCGTGAAACCGCGGTAAAGGCGGGTAGTGAGGCCGCAATGCGCTACGCGGAGGACGACATCGGCGAGGCCGCCCGGCGCCGCGGCCTGCGGCGCGGCGACCCCGCCGCCGCGGGGATCACCCGGGTGCGCCGGGGCCGCGGCTACCGGTTCCACGACCCCGAGGGCCGCCCCATCACCGATCCCGAGGTGGTCCGGCGCTGCCGGGCGCTGGCCGTGCCCCCGGCCTGGCGGGACGTGTGGATCTGCCCGCACCCCGACGGCCACCTCCAGGCCGTGGGCACCGACGAGGCCGGCCGGCGCCAGTACATCTACCACCAGGAGTGGCAGCGGATCCGGGAGGAGACCAAGTACGACCGGATGCTGGACTTCGCCGAGCGGCTGCCCGACATCCGCGCCGCGGTCGGCGCCGACCTGCGGCGCGCCGGGCTGGGCCGCGAACGGGTCCTGGCCGCGGCGGTGCGGCTGGTCGACCTCGGCCTGTTCCGCGCCGGCAACCGCGCCTACGCCGAGGAGAACGACACCTACGGGGTCGCCAGCCTGCTGCGCGAGCACGTGCGCCGGCGCCGGGGGCTGCTGGTGTTCTCCTACCCGGCCAAGGGCGGCCGGCACCGGACGGTGGAACTGGCCGAGCCCGACGTCGCCCGGCTGATCGCCGTGCTCCAGCGGCGCCGCACCCCGGGCCAGACGCTGCTGGCCTACCGGGACGGCGGCGACTGGCGGGAGATCCGCAGCGAGGACGTCAACGACTACCTGCGTGAGACCAGCGGCGAGGACTTCACCGTGAAGGACTTCCGGACCTGGCACGCCACCGTGCTGGCGGCCGTGGGGCTGGCCGTGGCCGCCAAGCCCGCGAGCCCCACCGCGCGCACGCGCCTGGCCGCCCACGTCACCCGCGAGGTCGCCGCCTACCTGGGCAACACCATGGCCGTGGCGCGCGCCTCCTACATCGACCCCCGCGTGTTCCGGCTGTTCGACGAGGGCGTTACCGTCGCGGCGGCCCTGCCCGGCCTGGGCCGCGACTCCGACTTCGGCGAACTCGCCACGCAGGGCGCGGTCGAGAAGGCCGTGCTGAAGATGCTGCGCACCCACCCCGAGCACCGCGCCCCCGCCGAGGCCGGGGCAAAAGCGCCGGGCTGAGCGGGCGGACGCGGCGGCGCACTGCCAGGATGGTCCCCTACGCAGCCGCGCCCGGCGCCTCCGTCCCCGCCCCGGCGCCCCGCCCCACCCGTGGAGACCGCATGACCGCGCTCAGCCTCCGGCAGCTCAACCGCGCCACCCTCGCCCGCCAGCACCTGCTCGAACGGGCCCGCCTCACCGTGCCCGAACTGCTGGAGCGGCTGGTCGGGCTCCAGGCGCAGACGCCGCACACCTGGTACGTGGGCCTGTGGTCGCGGCTGGCGGGGTTCTCCCCCGAGGAGGCGTCGGACCTGCTGGGCCGCGGCCACATCGTGCGGCTGGCGCTGATGCGCTCGACCATCCACCTGGTCACCGCCGAGGACGCGCAGTGGCTGCGGCCCGCGGTGCAGCCCGTGCACGACCGGGGCTTCCAGGCCACCTACGGCCGCCAGGCCGCGGGGCTCGACTTCGCCGAGGTCGAGCGGGCCGGCCGCGCCGCGCTGGCCGACAAGCCGCTGCCCTTCAGCGCCCTGGGGCGGGCGCTGGCCGAGCACGGGCGGCGGGCCGGCTGGGGCGAGCGCGACCCCCAGGCCCTGGCCAACCTGGTCCGGACACGGGTGGCGCTGGTGCAGGTGCCGCCGCGCGGGCAGTGGGGCCGCAGCGGCACCGCCGCCCACACCCCCATCGAGACGTGGCCGGGCCGCGCCCTGGCCCCCGACCCCTCGGTGTCGCGGCTGGTGCTGCGCTACCTCGCCGCGTTCGGCCCGGCCTCGGTGCGCGACGTGCAGCACTGGTCGGGGCTGACGCGCCTGGCCGAGGTCGTGGACGGCCTGCGGCGCGGGCTGGAGGTCTTCACCGGCCCCGACGGGCGGGAACTGTTCGACCTGCCCGACGCGCCGCGCCCCGATCCCGACACCCCGGCGCCGGTGCGGTTCTGCTACGAGTACGACAACCTGCTGCGCTCCCACGCCGACACCGCGCGCCTGGTGGCGGTTCGGCTGCGCGACCACGGGTTCAACGCCAAGAACGGCGTGGACCCCGGGACGGTGCTGGTCGACGGGACGGTGGCGGCGGGCTGGCGGATCGCGCTCGACCGGGACTCGGCCGTGCTGGCGATCACCCCCGTGCGCGCGCTCACCGCCGCCGAGGAGGCGGAGGTGAGCGCCGAGGGGGCCGCCCTGCTGGAGTTCTGGGCGCCCAAGGCCGGCGAGCGGCGGATCGAGATCGCCGCGCCCACGGGGTAGGGCCCGCGCGGCGGGCGCGGCGGGGCGCCGCCCCCGGGGGGTCAGCGGAGTTCGCGGGGCTCGGGGAAGCTGCCCGTCCGCACCAGCTCCTCGACCAGCGCGCTGAGCTTGACGTTGAGGTTCTGCGACGCCTTGGCCAGCAGGGTGAACGCCTGGCGGTCGGTCAGCTTGTAGCGCTCGATGAGGATCCCGGTGGCCTCGCCGATGCGCTGGCGGGTGCGGATGGCGCGCGTGAGGTGGTGCTGGGTGCGGGCGTTGGCCAGCGCCACGGCGGCGTGGGCGGCCAGGATCTCGCCGATCTCCTGGGCCGTGACGTCGAAGGCGTTGGGCGTGCCGGAGTAGAGGTTGAGCCCCCCGAGGACGTCGCTGTGCGTGAAGAGCTGGAAGGAGATGACGCTCTTGATGCCCAGGCCGCCGGCCTCGGCGACGAACTCCGGCCAGCGGGTCTCCTCGTCGACGGAGTCGAGGCTGAACACCTCGCGCACCCAGATCGCGTCCAGGCACGGCCCCTGGCCGGTGCGGTACTGGATCCGGTCCACGCGCTCGACCAGGGGGTCGGTGGGTGCGTGGGTGGAGAGTTCGCGGGTGCGCCGGTCGTAGAGGGTGACCCCGGCGTAGTCGGCACCGTCGATCTCGGCCACGGCCAGGGCGGTGATCTCCTCCAGGGTGGCCGGGACGGAGTCCTTCTCCAGGACGTCGCGGGCGAAGTCGGCGAACGCGCGGGCGACCGCGAGGTCCTCGCCGGCGGCGGCCGGGGCCGCGGGCTCCTGCCCGGGCTCGCCGCCGTCGCCGTGCTCGACCATGGTTCCGCTCACGTCCGTTCCTTTCTGGGGTGCGCCCCTGCGGCCGGGGCCGCGAGCGGGCCCGGACACGCCGTGCGACCGCGGCGGCGCCCGTGGGACGGGCGCGCGGCGCCGGGTGCGGGCGGCGCGCCGCGGCGCGGGTGCGCGGGCGGGTCGGCGGTGCGGCAGGGAGCGGGGGCGGGCCCGCCAGGTCGCGGCGCGCCGACAGCAAGTGTGTTCCTACCTGTGTACCCGCTGAGCCCTTCGGAGGGAAGTGTTACTGGAAGGACAGAAGTCCCTTACTTCCGGTATCGGTGCGCCGACGCTCCGGAGCAGGGGCCGGTCGGCCGCGCCGGTCTAGACCGGCGCGGGGGCCGGGGTGCCGACGGCGCAGGTTGCGCGCGCGGCGCGAAATCAGGCGGAGCAATACCGGTCGGCCATTGCCGCCGGATAATCCGCCGCCGACCGGCGTGGCCTGGGGATTCACCGGGATCGACAATCCCGTTCGCGACCTTGACGCCCTCTGGCGCGCCATTTACCGTCGAAATCGCTCCGCGGCCGAAGAATACCCTCCGCCCGGGTCGGCGGGCGGCGGAATTCCGCGGCCGGGCGGCGCGGTCGCCCCGACCTCCGCCGCCTTCGAGGGGAATTCGCACCGGCGCGCGATCCCCCTCCGGCGCACTTCGCATCCGCGGCGGCCGCGCCCCTGCCGGGCCGGCCGCCCGCACCCGCACGACCCATCCCCGCTACCGCGACGCTCCGACCCCCCGGGCCGCCCGCACCGGCCCGCCGCGGCGCGCCGCGAGAAACGAAGGTCTTCCATGAACCTGAAGAAGGCGTCCCTCTCCGCCGCGGCGGTCGCCCTGGCCACCCCGCTGCTGTTCGCGCTGATGCCCGCCGGCACCGCCAACGCCCACGGCTACGTCTCCTCCCCGCCCAGCCGCCAGGCGCAGTGCGCGGCCGGGGTGGTGGAGTGCGGCGGGATCAAGTGGGAGCCGCAGAGCGTCGAGGGCCCCAAGGGCCTGAAGAGCTGCAGCGGCGGCAACGCCCGGTTCGCCGAACTCGACGACGACAGCCTGGGCTGGCAGGTCACCCCGGTGGGCCGCAGCGCCACCTTCACCTGGCGGCTGACCGCCCAGCACGCCACGTCCACGTGGGAGTACTACATCGGCGGCACCCGGATCGCCGTGTTCAACGACGGCGGCGCGCGGCCGCCGGCCACGGTCACCCACAACGTCAACCTGAGCAACTACAGCGGGCGGCAGAAGATCCTGGCGGTGTGGAACGTCGCCGACACCGCGAACGCCTTCTACGCCTGCATCGACGTCAACGTCGGCGCGGCCTGACCCGCGCCCGACCCGCACCAGCCCCGCCCTCGGGTACCGGCCCCACCGGCCGGTACCCGGGCGGCGCCCGCATCGGGGACCGGGCAGGGCCGGGCGGGCGCGCGGGCGGACCGCCGCGCCGCGCGCGAAAGCACCGCCCGGCACCGTACCGGGCCGGCGGATACCGCACCGGAATCCGTTTCCCGCCGTTTTCCGCCGTTTTCCGAAATCGCTGCAGCACGCCCGGTAAGGCAATTCCCGAGGCGCCCGGCGCCCGTTCCGGACTCTTTCCCGGAACGGTTTTCCGGCGTGCCGGCCGGGATTCCGCACGCCGTTCCCACGGCCGTTTCCGCCGCCGTTCCGCGACTGCTTCTGCGACGGTTTCCGAATCGTCTGCGCCGTTTCCGCGCGGACACCAGCGGCCAGGGCGGCCGGGCCCGCCCGGTGGGACCGGCCGCCACCTGCGCCACCTCCCGCCACCGCGCGGTTGCGCCGCGTGGTCCGCGCACCCCACTTGACGCCCCGCCGAGCCGTGGTGTTTGATGCCTCACACTCAACCGGGATCTTCACACGGATTCACACACCACCGGACTGTAAACGTTTACAGTTTCCGTCCACGCAGCTCAGGGAGGGCGCATGGCAAAGCCCGTCCCGACGATCACCACGATCGCCGAGGCCGCCGGTGTGTCGATCGCCTCGGTGTCGCGGGTCTTCAACGGCCAGCCCGTGCGCGAGTCGACCCGCCGCCGCGTGCTGGCCGAGGCGGAGCGCCTGGGCTACGTCCCCAACGCGGTCGCGCGGTCGCTGAAGTCCAACCGCACCGACCAGGTGGCGTTCGCCGTGGAGGACATCGGCAACCCCGTCTACCTGGCGATGCTGCGCGAGATCCAGCCGGTCCTGCGCGCGGACGGCTTCCGGCTGGTCGTCCACTCCACCGGCGGCGACCCCGGCGAGGAGATCGAGGTGCTGCGCGGGCTGGGCCGCCGGCACGCCGACGGCCTGATCATCAGCCCCATCCGGGTCACCCCCGAACTCCTCGGCGCCCTCGCCGAGACCGCCGCCCCCGTGGTCGTCATCGGCTCGGTGCCGCCCGGCACCCCCGTGGACAACGTGCGCGCCGACTCCCGCACCGGCATCCGCCTGGCCCTGCGCCACCTGTTCGGCACCGGGCGCCGCCGCATCGGGTTCGTCAACGGCCCGCTGGACACCGTGCCCGGCGGCCGCCGCGACTCCGCCTTCCGCGACGTGATGGCCGACGCCGGCAGCCCCGTGGACGACGGGCTCGTGCACGTCGGGGAGTTCCGCCGCGAGACCGGCGCCGAGGGCGCCCGCCGCCTGCTCGCCCACCCCGGCGGTCCGCCCGACGCGCTGCTGTGCGCCAACGACCTGATCGCCCTGGGCGCGCTGGACACGCTGCGCGCCGCCGGCCTGCGGGTGCCCGACGACGTCGCCGTGGTCGGCATGGACGACACCGAACTCGCGGCGGTGTCGTGGCCCACGCTGACCAGCGTCTGCCTCGGCTCGGCCGAGCGCGGCCGCCGCGCCGCCGGACTGCTGCTCGACCGCCTGCGCGGCGCTCCCCCCGCGGCACCGGCCGCCGAGGCCGCGCGGACCGTCACCGTGGCGCCGCGCCTGGTGGTGCGCGCCTCGACCACAGGAGGCGACCAATGACGCTCACCTCGGCGTCCCCACCCCCCGCCGAAGCGGCGCCGCCCCGGCCCCGCGCCCGCCCCCGGCGGCCCGACCGCTCGGCCTACGCGCTGCTGCTTCCGGCCCTGGTGCCGGTGGTGCTGTTCAGCATCGCGCCCCTGGTCTACGGGATGTTCCTGGCGTTCACCGACGCCCGCGCCGGCCGCGACGTCGACACCTCGTTCGTGTTCCTGGAGAACTTCGGGCACCTGCTCGCCGACGTCCAGTTCTGGTCGTCGTTCCGGATCGGCCTGGTCTGGGCCGTCACCGTGACGCTGCTGCAGTACGCGGCGGGCATGGGGCTGGCGCTGCTGCTCAACCAGAACCTGCGGCTGCGCTGGCTGGCGCGCACACTGGCGCTGTTCCCGTGGGCCATGCCGCCGGTGATCGTCGGCCTGATGTGGCGGCTGGTCTACCACCCCGACGCCGGCGTCCTCAACGCCGCGCTCACCGACCTCGGGCTGATCTCGGAGAACATCGACTGGCTCAACGACTTCGGCTGGGCGCTGCCCGCCGTCGTGGTGGTGGGCGTGTGGACCGGCATGCCGCAGACCACCATCGTGCTGCTGGCCGGGCTGCAGAACGTCTCCCGGGACCTCGGCGAGGCGGCGCGGGTCGACGGCGCCGGGCCCTGGCGCCGCTTCACCGCCGTCACCCTGCCGCAGCTGCGCACCGTCACCGTGGCGATCACCTCGCTGAACTTCGTGTGGAACATGAACGAGTTCGCGCTGGTGTACGTGCTCACCCAGGGCGGCCCCGGCGGGATGACGCGGCTGCCCATGCTCTACGCCTACGAGGAGGCGTTCCGCTACGGGTTCTTCGGCTACGCCTCGGCGATGGGCGTGGCGATCGTGATCGTTGTCCTCGCGGTGCTCGGGTTCTACCTGCGCCGCCAGTTGAAGGAGGCCGAGGCATGAGGCGAGCCCGCACGTGCGCCGCGCCGCGGCGGCGACGGACAGGAGGCCCGCGATGGCCGCGGTGACCGCGACCCGCGTGCGCCGGGCGGCGGCCCGCACCGGCCAGTACGCCGCGCTGCTGTGCTACCTGGTCTTCCTGGCGTTCCCCCTGGTGTGGCTGCTGTCCACGGCGCTGAAGACGCCGCAGGAGATGGCGCTGCTGGACCCCACGTGGATCCCGCTGGAGCCCACCCTGGCCAACTTCGCCGCCGCGTTCGGTGAGCAGGACCTGGTGGGCGCGGCCCG encodes:
- a CDS encoding winged helix DNA-binding domain-containing protein, which translates into the protein MTALSLRQLNRATLARQHLLERARLTVPELLERLVGLQAQTPHTWYVGLWSRLAGFSPEEASDLLGRGHIVRLALMRSTIHLVTAEDAQWLRPAVQPVHDRGFQATYGRQAAGLDFAEVERAGRAALADKPLPFSALGRALAEHGRRAGWGERDPQALANLVRTRVALVQVPPRGQWGRSGTAAHTPIETWPGRALAPDPSVSRLVLRYLAAFGPASVRDVQHWSGLTRLAEVVDGLRRGLEVFTGPDGRELFDLPDAPRPDPDTPAPVRFCYEYDNLLRSHADTARLVAVRLRDHGFNAKNGVDPGTVLVDGTVAAGWRIALDRDSAVLAITPVRALTAAEEAEVSAEGAALLEFWAPKAGERRIEIAAPTG
- a CDS encoding GAF and ANTAR domain-containing protein, with the translated sequence MSGTMVEHGDGGEPGQEPAAPAAAGEDLAVARAFADFARDVLEKDSVPATLEEITALAVAEIDGADYAGVTLYDRRTRELSTHAPTDPLVERVDRIQYRTGQGPCLDAIWVREVFSLDSVDEETRWPEFVAEAGGLGIKSVISFQLFTHSDVLGGLNLYSGTPNAFDVTAQEIGEILAAHAAVALANARTQHHLTRAIRTRQRIGEATGILIERYKLTDRQAFTLLAKASQNLNVKLSALVEELVRTGSFPEPRELR
- a CDS encoding carbohydrate ABC transporter permease, with translation MTLTSASPPPAEAAPPRPRARPRRPDRSAYALLLPALVPVVLFSIAPLVYGMFLAFTDARAGRDVDTSFVFLENFGHLLADVQFWSSFRIGLVWAVTVTLLQYAAGMGLALLLNQNLRLRWLARTLALFPWAMPPVIVGLMWRLVYHPDAGVLNAALTDLGLISENIDWLNDFGWALPAVVVVGVWTGMPQTTIVLLAGLQNVSRDLGEAARVDGAGPWRRFTAVTLPQLRTVTVAITSLNFVWNMNEFALVYVLTQGGPGGMTRLPMLYAYEEAFRYGFFGYASAMGVAIVIVVLAVLGFYLRRQLKEAEA
- a CDS encoding lytic polysaccharide monooxygenase auxiliary activity family 9 protein; this encodes MNLKKASLSAAAVALATPLLFALMPAGTANAHGYVSSPPSRQAQCAAGVVECGGIKWEPQSVEGPKGLKSCSGGNARFAELDDDSLGWQVTPVGRSATFTWRLTAQHATSTWEYYIGGTRIAVFNDGGARPPATVTHNVNLSNYSGRQKILAVWNVADTANAFYACIDVNVGAA
- a CDS encoding DUF817 domain-containing protein, with translation MVAEALPAGPAVRAARAADWFSPSQLLRFAWLEGLSCLFAVCLFAGLALSSVVPLPIARYDALLLYGIALTLLFWAVRLETGTEALAIAGFHVVGLVFELVKVHMGSWSYPEDALTKIAGVPLYSGFLYAAVGSYVCHAWRRLDLEFVGYRRIATAVVAAAIYANFLTHHFLPDFRVPLAAAMVAATWGVMVGFTVGSVRYRMPLAVSFVLIGFFLWVAENIATLLGAWQYPHQADVWHLVHPAKFGAWALLVTVACVLVASWRNGRRETPQG
- a CDS encoding DNA topoisomerase IB; the protein is MRYAEDDIGEAARRRGLRRGDPAAAGITRVRRGRGYRFHDPEGRPITDPEVVRRCRALAVPPAWRDVWICPHPDGHLQAVGTDEAGRRQYIYHQEWQRIREETKYDRMLDFAERLPDIRAAVGADLRRAGLGRERVLAAAVRLVDLGLFRAGNRAYAEENDTYGVASLLREHVRRRRGLLVFSYPAKGGRHRTVELAEPDVARLIAVLQRRRTPGQTLLAYRDGGDWREIRSEDVNDYLRETSGEDFTVKDFRTWHATVLAAVGLAVAAKPASPTARTRLAAHVTREVAAYLGNTMAVARASYIDPRVFRLFDEGVTVAAALPGLGRDSDFGELATQGAVEKAVLKMLRTHPEHRAPAEAGAKAPG
- a CDS encoding LacI family DNA-binding transcriptional regulator: MAKPVPTITTIAEAAGVSIASVSRVFNGQPVRESTRRRVLAEAERLGYVPNAVARSLKSNRTDQVAFAVEDIGNPVYLAMLREIQPVLRADGFRLVVHSTGGDPGEEIEVLRGLGRRHADGLIISPIRVTPELLGALAETAAPVVVIGSVPPGTPVDNVRADSRTGIRLALRHLFGTGRRRIGFVNGPLDTVPGGRRDSAFRDVMADAGSPVDDGLVHVGEFRRETGAEGARRLLAHPGGPPDALLCANDLIALGALDTLRAAGLRVPDDVAVVGMDDTELAAVSWPTLTSVCLGSAERGRRAAGLLLDRLRGAPPAAPAAEAARTVTVAPRLVVRASTTGGDQ